One Coffea arabica cultivar ET-39 chromosome 5c, Coffea Arabica ET-39 HiFi, whole genome shotgun sequence DNA window includes the following coding sequences:
- the LOC140007756 gene encoding uncharacterized protein, whose amino-acid sequence MSSTSRAWIAALSVGAVEAMKDQGLNRWNHTMRSVHQLAKNNLRSLSQTKQLSSSALASSSSEAKDQEKLKKSEESLRKVMYLSCWGPN is encoded by the coding sequence ATGAGTTCAACAAGCAGGGCATGGATAGCAGCACTGAGTGTAGGCGCAGTGGAGGCAATGAAAGATCAGGGATTGAATAGGTGGAACCACACCATGAGGTCAGTACACCAGCTTGCCAAGAACAACCTCAGGTCCCTGTCTCAGACCAAGCAGCTTTCTTCTTCTGCATTGGCTTCATCAAGCAGTGAAGCTAAAGAtcaagaaaaactaaagaagTCTGAAGAATCATTAAGGAAAGTCATGTACTTGAGCTGCTGGGGACCAAATTGA